One region of Limnospira fusiformis SAG 85.79 genomic DNA includes:
- a CDS encoding DUF1269 domain-containing protein, with product MTSIETPTTLIVAAYNDKNQAKEVLKVLKDMQRAGIILIVNAAVMVKNEKGKVSISETGDTGPRGGAIMGGITAGLIALFNPIGALGVIAMTAGGAGVGALVTHFIDLGFPQEDLKDLSESLTPGSSALIALVEQTWVEKVCEELAKFEGKLYRRAIKEDIAAQLTETAKTVEVEPETESESNQ from the coding sequence ATGACCTCAATCGAAACCCCTACAACTCTAATTGTTGCTGCATATAATGACAAAAATCAAGCCAAGGAAGTTCTGAAAGTCCTTAAAGATATGCAGCGCGCTGGCATTATTTTGATTGTTAATGCGGCGGTCATGGTCAAGAATGAAAAAGGCAAAGTTTCCATTAGTGAAACCGGAGACACTGGCCCGCGTGGGGGTGCAATTATGGGGGGTATCACCGCTGGATTAATTGCTTTATTTAATCCCATTGGTGCTTTAGGCGTAATTGCTATGACTGCTGGCGGTGCGGGTGTTGGGGCTTTAGTTACCCACTTTATTGATTTGGGTTTCCCCCAAGAAGACCTCAAGGATTTATCGGAGTCTTTAACCCCTGGTAGTTCTGCTTTAATTGCTTTGGTAGAACAAACTTGGGTAGAAAAGGTATGTGAGGAATTGGCGAAATTTGAGGGAAAACTTTATCGCCGTGCTATTAAAGAAGATATTGCGGCTCAGTTAACAGAAACAGCTAAAACTGTTGAGGTGGAACCGGAAACCGAGTCGGAGTCAAATCAGTAA